The DNA sequence ATCGAATCTCGTCGCGGGCAGCGCCAGCCACATGAATTCCAGCAGCCCGGGCACGACGAGCGGTGCAAGTGGCTGTGGAATGCCGATAGTCACAAGCCCGGCGCCGGCCCTTCCCGCGCCCTCGGCCGCGAGTTTCGCCGCCCCCGTGAACCCGCGGGAGCCGGCAAGGATCAGCGCGTGACCGAATGTGCCTTTGTGGCCGTCGACGGGACGCGATGGAAGCAGGCCGCGGACCGATTGATGTGAAAGCATGTTGCTCATGGCGCGTAACGTTGAATCGTAGCCGCCGGTATCCGCAAGATCAAAAAAGCCGCCGCGGTTTTCATTGTCCACAGCGCGCCGGTATAATGTGTCGAATGCAGCGAGGTATGGGGTCGGCGGAACGTAACCCTCGTTTCGTCTTATCAATCGGGTAATGACTGATCAGACTGCCGAAGGCGCGGCGGAAGTGGAGTCCGGCGCGGAGGTGTGCCCGCATTTTCCGGAATGCGGCGGGTGCACCGCGCAGGACGTGCCCTACGAAGAACAACTGTCGCGCAAACAACTGGCGCTTGAAGACCTTTTCAAGCCGATGTGGCAGAAGGCCGTTCCCGTCGCGCCATCGCCCTCTATCTGGAACTACCGGAACCGAATCGATCTTACGTTCGGCCGCAAGCACTATGAGGAACCGCCGCCCAAGGACTTCGTGCGGGAGACCGTCCTGGGGTTCAAGCGCGAGGGCAAGTGGTATTGGACGATTGACATTACCGAATGCCGGATCGGGCCGGTGGGCGTCGAGAACCTGATTAACGCGGTGCGGGCGTGGGTGCGCGAGCGTTCCCTGACGGCCTACAGTTCGAAGTCCAAAGACGGTTTTCTGCGTGTACTGCTCGTGCGTGAGGGAAAGCGCACCGGCGAGCGCATGGTCGTATTGGTGACCAACGAAGGCGAACTCGACGCGGCGTCCTTTGTCGAAACGGTGCAGTCCGCATGGCCGAGTACGAGTATTCAGCACGCGATCTTCCGCGGCAAGGCGGAGGTTTCCGCGGCGGATGAGATTCGCGTGCTCCATGGGAAAGCGTACATCACGGACGAGCTACTCGTTCCCAATGGCGCGGGCTATCGCAAGATCGTGCTGCGTGTGTCCCCATTTGGGTTTTCGCAGACCAACTCCGCCGCGACGGAAGTGCTGTATGGGACGATACGGCAGTGGGTCAAGGAGAGCAGGCCACGGTTTGTGTATGACCTGTACGGCGGGTCGGGAGGTATCGCGTTCAGCGTGTCCGACAAGGTGGACC is a window from the Candidatus Hydrogenedentota bacterium genome containing:
- the rlmD gene encoding 23S rRNA (uracil(1939)-C(5))-methyltransferase RlmD, with the translated sequence MTDQTAEGAAEVESGAEVCPHFPECGGCTAQDVPYEEQLSRKQLALEDLFKPMWQKAVPVAPSPSIWNYRNRIDLTFGRKHYEEPPPKDFVRETVLGFKREGKWYWTIDITECRIGPVGVENLINAVRAWVRERSLTAYSSKSKDGFLRVLLVREGKRTGERMVVLVTNEGELDAASFVETVQSAWPSTSIQHAIFRGKAEVSAADEIRVLHGKAYITDELLVPNGAGYRKIVLRVSPFGFSQTNSAATEVLYGTIRQWVKESRPRFVYDLYGGSGGIAFSVSDKVDRVVSVESVETASIDGTFNREANDADNVAFFTQSVEEYLRDAISMQHGLLPQSMVVLDPPRAGLHPKAIKRLLLLKPQEIVYVSCKPSVFAKELPLLLPSYDLVDMRAVDLFPHTEHVELLARLHAKE